In a single window of the Bacteroidota bacterium genome:
- a CDS encoding DUF1456 family protein produces MLTNNDIFKKLRVALELRDDDIIKILKLVNFEISKTELSAIFRNEDHPNYKPCGDQLLRNFLNGLVIYKRGPMPKRMNDEK; encoded by the coding sequence ATGCTTACCAATAACGATATCTTCAAAAAATTACGCGTCGCACTTGAATTACGTGACGACGATATCATTAAAATTCTGAAGCTTGTAAATTTTGAAATCAGTAAAACAGAATTGAGTGCTATTTTCCGCAATGAAGACCACCCTAATTATAAACCTTGCGGTGATCAGCTACTGCGGAATTTTTTGAATGGACTTGTCATTTATAAGCGAGGGCCGATGCCGAAAAGAATGAATGATGAAAAGTGA